From the Oncorhynchus keta strain PuntledgeMale-10-30-2019 chromosome 13, Oket_V2, whole genome shotgun sequence genome, the window TCAAGGATGGCTTTCAACATTGCATACACTTCATCTGAGGCAGCAAGGTCGAATAATAGGGACAgctacacagagagaaagagagagagggataactgCAGTCCCAGAAAGAGGACAATGCCAGGAGCCAGGAAGTAGAGCATTCAATTAAGGGCATCGTGGCCTAGATGGTACACACTCCCACAATGCAGCTCTGCTTtgccctctgtccctctccctttccccctcagttAAGCAGTGAGGAGTGGCATACCTGAAACACACCCGTCTGCAGCATCATATGAACACCTTGGCCCCCCCAGGCACTCAAAGTGTTTAATAATTCAACAACAGAATgctacaggaacacacacacacacacacacacacacacacacagggaaacaggACACCAGGGACCAACACACGCACACTGACTAAGGCTTCCCTACGCGCCGCTTGGAGACATTACTCTggggctcagagagtgttgtgtcagtgttCAGGTAAAGCTGGAACACAGGACACCAGGCCAGACAGAGCCACAGGCCTCTATAGTGCTGAACTCCCAGCTGCCTTTCATGATTTACATTAACTACTAATAGTATCTCTACAGATCCAAGCTATAGCCTACAGACTGGCTTGTGAGACTGATCCAAGTGATAGAGAAAAGTCTCCGGACTGACATTTTAAAACCGGCAGCAGCAATCAGCCCATTTGACTTTATGGACTGGGATTAAAAGACTCTGTTTCTTCTACATGACACAGGAAGCTGTGCAGGTCCTAATCCCGGCACTTTTCATCTGTCATCCCCCATCTGGACTACGGcgactcgctgttggctgggctcccgcctggtgttcaaccttcctaaATTCTCCCATGTCCCCTCACTCCTCCGCACACTCGACAGGCTTCCAGTAGAAGCTAGCATCCACTACAAAaccatggtgcttacctacggagcagcaagaggaactacCCCTCCCTACCTtaaggctatgctcaaaccctacaccccaacctgagtACTCTGTTCTGcctcctctggtctcttggccctcctaCCCCTACGGGACGGCAGCTACCGCTTAACCCAGTTCAAGATCTGTCCCCGCCCATCttccgaaaacatctgaaacccaaCCCCAATgtcttaaataatcccacagcaaccccccccacacacacaaaaaactaaAATAAATCTAGCCTTTCATGAACTAGCACTTGCATTTGACTTTTTCCTCTcactagctctgactttgctgatgaATACTTTAGAGGAAAAACATACTTACTGTgactgagatgtggttgtcctacctagctatcttaagatgaatgcaccaactgtaagttactctggataagagcatctgctgaatAACTGAAAATGTCAAAAGGAGTCAAAAGACGTGACATTCTGCTTGACTTGAAGCACCGTCTTATGAAGTGTTAATATCGCCTTATAAACATGCATACACCTTAGAAATGCAGTCATAGAGCATTATGACCCTGTATATcaaagcaataaggcacaaaagACCAATGAGACTGCTGCCATGCCCTTATTTGGCGGTCAGTCATGTGAAGGACCCAGTAGCCTCTGTGGCACATCTGTCCATCTTTTTACGAGGTGAATAAAAACATTCATCTCTCATCCAATTTCTAAAGACTAGCTCATAGCTGGTGTCAGAGCAACATGTTGTGTTAGCCCAGCCCCAACTCTTACCTAACCCCTATTCTATTTAACAGGATTTCTCCTCccagctctcccctcctctcctcttcacttctgtcctcatctcttaccattcctctcctcttccaattccctctcctcctcctctcatactCTTTCCATTTCCTCTCTCGTAGTGTTGAAGACAAGACTCCAATGGTCAAGAGACCGGTGCAAGTTAATAGACTATATGTCATATACAGGAAATGTCCGACTCCCTGCTGTgtttcttcctttcctctctctcctccccttcttttTCTGCTGACAGAGAATTAAAAGGGGGAAAACACCAGACATCAGCAGGAGGGAGTTCAAAGGCTGAGGCTGAGCAGAACTCTGTTTAATGTGTTGCTATGGTGTTAACATGAAACGTCCGAGTAATATTTTTAGGGCAGAGAATTTTTTCCTGACCAAGAGAAATTCCAGGTGGAACCTGaggccaagtgtgtgtgtgtgtgtgtgtgtgtgtgtgtgtgtgtgtgtgtgtgtgtgtgtgtgtgcctgcccaGATGGTCCTTTTGTCCAAGCACAGAGCGCTGGCCAGAGACCAGATGGGAGGACAGATCCCTAAGCCCCACCACTGAGGAAACAAAAGTCAGCGGTCACAGAGAAAGATGTCTCCTCCAGAAGTGTAGCTGGAGGATCAAGAGCCAGTGAACAACCCACAGAGGTGTGCAGACAAAACACCAGCATACACAAGAACACCCGTCTTCGGGACCACTGTGGTGCACGTGTGAAGGAGATGAACAGAACCTCTGGAAATCCTTTTTAAATAGCCCCAATCAGTGTCTTCGTCATGCTGTGATTCTTTtcaaatgttacctttatttaactagacatgtcagttaagaacaaattcttatttacaatgatggcctaccccagccaaacccagacgacgctgggccaatcacggccggttgtgatacagcccggaatctaaccagggtctgtagtgagatgcagtgtcttagacacctgaaaccccacctcttcaaggaatacctaggatagggtaagtaatccttctcacccccctaaaaagatttagatgcactattgtaagtggctgttccactggatgtcataaggtgtatgcaccaatttgtaagtcgctctggataagagcgtctgctaaatgacttaaatgtaaaatgtaaatgttagacCGCTGCGTCGCTCGAGTCCACTGAATGGTGCTAGTACAGACACCATGGCAACACAGGAGAGACTTTAGCTATAAGCATAGAAACTGAGTGGCCCCTCAATAGTCCGTCAGTAAGACGCACACACCCAAAACACACATGTCCATACTTCCACCTGTTATGTGAATTCCAGGCACACAGTAGAAATTCCAATCTCCTCTTTGTTGAGTTCAGTGAAACTGGCGGATTTATGAAGAACAAGGATCAGAAATGACATTCGAGCCTAATTTATGCACTTTCTGCTCCAAATCGGCATACCTGGAATTCTGCAAAGGCCATCATGCACACACAGTGCAGAACCATGGTTCAACACTCTACAACCGTATTAATATACTCAATAACCACGGCACATTGCCCACTGAAATGACCTGTTTTAAACTTTTAATAATGTTCATCATTTATTACCATCGCTGTTATGCAACATGTCTGAACTGTTACAGTGGCCTATTCCAGGACCAGGAGGTTTTCCCTGGTACGCTAATCCGCTTTAATCCAACCATCCTCCCTCGATTCTGCCTGTCCAGTCAACAAACTGTTCCTCTGTGCCAGGGGGACTGAGGTAACAGGCCAGAGAGAAAATCTGCTATAGGGCCGTCAAGAAGAGGCCGGGGTATTTTGCCAAGCATTTCATCTGAACAAGCTGTTCACATGGGTTTCAAATGAACCGTTAAAATGCCGTCACATCAAAACCTACCTTTCATGTACGAGGTTAGTAACACTGTAGGCCTAATAAACCTAGTGATAAATAGTATTAAACCGTGACCGATAAATCATTCTGGGTTAGATAAACACAGAAAACCATGATAACCACTCACCAATGGTCAAATATATTTTCATAAGGTCGGAGACTCAATTGATATCAGTGTTTTACTGCCTGCGTCTCCAAAAGGTCATTCCTACGATAGATAACAGCACAACTGGAGCTGTCAGAGCGGTGGGccgggaagggagggaggatggatgtaGTAGGCTAACCTAAACAATAGCCGAGACCGCATAAAACCAACAGAGCAAGACATATGCGTAACCGGTTGTAAAATAATGGACTAAAACGCACGATACCCCCTTATTTAGGCATGGGCTACTGTCTAGGTTTTGCTAAAACAGTTCCTACATAGTTTAGCCTACAAAATAGGCCTCATAGCTTTCCTTAATTTCAAAGTGGCTAGCCTGTCACACGTAATTTGTAATGACTTTAGGCTCGCTTACAAAAAGTGACATTCGATATCTCTATCATAGTGTATCCAACAAACACTCGTCTCATCAAACCAGACATGGGCTAACGCTAGCCTACAGTCCGTTAAATAGCTCGTCATAGATTATCTAACATCTCTGCTGGTTTCCAGTTAAACCGGGAGCCGAACCGTCCCTATACCGAAACGGATACCAAGTATCCAGCGCGAGAGTCCCGCTACATTCTGCAACAAAGTTTCAAAGGCCTACCAGATGTAAATTCATGCCCAATTAGCATTGACCACAATAGGGCAATTTGAAAAATGTTTTTAAGTAATAACACACTCACGTTCCGAGGATCTCTTTCAATTCAAATATTTTCTTGATGTCGTCGACTTGCTTTTTCCACGTCCCTTTCCCGGACTCTCCATTCTCCCGAGCCATGGTGGAACAGGGGAAAACCGGAGCAAACGATGCCAGTGAGTCTCAGCAGCCCCCCGAGATAACGCAGCTTTCCCACGATTCAAGTTACACTTCCTGCTCGTGGGGAGCAGACCCACGCGCATAAAACGAGCTAGGTAGAAAACCTTTTCGACCTCGTGGTTTTCCCGCTGTAGAAATATCTCCGCAGCTCTCTAAAACAGGTATCCTGTTTTCTTCGCTTATTTTTCTGTCTACAGGGTTCCGTTTGACCGACAACGAGCATTCGCCGTCTGCGGTTGCACCTGCAGGGTTCAGCTGGTCGAGATGATCTTGATGTAAATTGTTTGGGGCTACGTGTCACCTTTGCGCGATCgccttgtctctctcttcccccaaaaAGTATTCTGTTTTAATTAAGTCCCCTGTTGAGCCGTGTGGTGCGTAATGCGAGGAGCATTATTTAATCTAACCATGCTGATTGTGCCATCGGTTGTTATGGCAATGAGGGCGGGTAGGATGCTGCTCATCGCTCGacttgacagtgtgtgtgataaagtgtgtgtgtgactggatgTCTAGAGATAATTCGCATTGCACCAAAGATACGTTCAAGAAAGCAGAGTATTTGCAAACCATCAAAAACGGACAGCCCTGTTTAAAAATAAGTACATTATTTTGTATTGGCCTATGTTTATTATGATGGATATTAGGCTATACCAGGTCAGATGATGGAGTCGACATTGGGACCCATGCAACTTGCTGTGAAGTTTGAGAAAGGGGGTCTCCAGATAAAATGTCAAAACATGCCATATTACTGTATCTTGATCAAATGAGTGCTGACATGAATGAGAGACAGTTGAcgcaattaaattaaattcatgGGCCCTACAAAGGTTTAATATGTTAGACACTATAATGGTCATATTATAATCTGATGTACTAAATACATTTGAGTTTGGGTGTTAATATTTCGATGGTTAAATTACTCTCCAGCAAAGCAGTCTTGACTGCAGTGTTTTATCTGAAGGTGTTGTAATCCACCTTAGAAAGAAAACACACGATAGTATCCTCCAGTCGTGAAGAGAATTACTGCAGACTGTTCTCATCTGACAGGCCTGCCAGAGCTTGTGTACAGGATATAAAAtagagtgtgcgtgtgtgagagagaggggctgagagtgTGTCTGCGCGTGTGCTCTAGACGCTCATGAGTATTCCAGCTGCAAACTACTGCAGGTCCCTCTCAGCTCAAGAAAATCTATTCTCCACTTACcctacctctccctttctccctcccttgaTCTCCAGTTCTGATTCAGCAAGTCTCTCAAGTTAGACTTTGCACATATCTGCCTCCTTCCCTCACAGAAGGATGATTAGTCAACCCAGGCTGAGATGTAGGCTTGGATTTATGTTCATCTTGGCAAactgaagagaagagaggggtaggAAAATGATAAATGTGTAGTCTCTTTCTATCAGCAGTCTGGCACCCACCGTTCCTTAGATGGGTGTGGCATCATTGACATCTTTTTGCACCCCCCACCCCAAGGGGAGTGTGCTGAAAACACAAGCCCCTGCCTCCAGGCTCAGATAATACAACACTGCAGCTCTCTGAACAATGCACTGCATCTGTATACAGGCTAGGATCTATTGGTTAACCAGCAATATCCTATCCCAACAGTGCATTGCTATCGCATTTtacccactaggctacactagtgATAACTATTCAAGACAAAACAGAACATCCAGGCATTCATCCTAATGTAAATACGTTTTACGTGAATCGTGGCGTTGTTATCCCAGACCTCTGTCTCAGCCCAGGACAGCTCACCATCTCTGATGGTTCTCATTATAGGTAAATAGCTCCCCCAAGTGGACCTTAATAAAAATGCACTACTGTTTCCCAACTAGCCAGTCTAGTCATTGGTGCCAAATTCCATTCCACTTTTTTACCACAGTCACTGTAGAGAAATTGTATAATCTACCAGTGAAAGTAGTATGCCTTCTATTTTAGTCTACCCAAAAACAGACTGACAACAATGGGCACACACCAGCAATTTATTACCCAATCAGAACACCTTTCTTTGCCAGCACATAGAAAATAAACCAATGATAAGAAACAAAATTAATTCTACACTAACAGACAGAATTATAATGACCAGAAAGAGTGAGTAAAGGAACTGGAATGTTTGAAAGAGTTGCACAGAGACTTCTTGAGTAAACCATTGTATTGCTATTACATACAGATGTTTAACAAAACCATCACAAAGCACATGGAAAAATGTGTATTTGGTGTGTGTGAAGTGAGAAAGTCCAGTGGATTAAGTAAAACAACTCTGACCCTTTGGTTATCTCCCTCAGAAATTTCAATCCCATGATGTACCTGCTATACACACAAACTAAGAGACACCTCTTCCCCAGCTCTGTATTATAAAAGTTGAGCATTCTTTATTCCTGTAACAGACTCCCCCTTACCTTTACACAACGTCAAGTTACAGTATTTATATTTACAGTAGACACGCCGAGCCAATAGAACAGGAGCACTGCTTTGAACTCCCCTCTTAAATACACACAACCATGAGATTTAACAGGACTTTTACAGTGTTGCAGGTATACTTTTCTCCTCATTATGGTTTGTTGTGTTTGTTCTATtcaatacatttctatctgcagCATTCTGGATAGGTCTAAGGTGAGGACCAAAAGTGTATGGATTCCATCAGAAGATTCAAGAGCTAGTAAGGATAAACCTCCATGCGTCTAGTAGTCTCTGTGCTAACCGCTAACCTAACAGTTTTAGGGTTACTGTTATGCTAGACTAACAGTCTGAGGGAACAGTCACTGTACAGAGACGCTGCTCCTCAGGGGCTGTCACTGTCgtacctcttcctccacctcttcctcagAGTCCTCTTGCTGGCATTTCTTCTGCAGCGAAATGAGGGAAAGAGTGAGATTATAAAAACTGATGCCGGAAAATGAAATTGTAAGACGGTCGTGGAGATTGCTAAAGGGTTGTTTTAAGATGATCTTAAATTGTGTGAACCACCACTGCCGTCGTTCTCACCAGTTTGAGGAAGTCGATGAGCTTGTATGCGTCCTCGCCGGTGGAGAGGTCCACAAAGTCCCTAGGGATCCGGTAGCTCAGACAGGGACTGGGCTGCACCGTCACATCACTGGTAGTGTAGCGGAACACAGGGCCGTCCTACAGATACAGACGTACCACAAACTGGTGTTAACACAGGGCCTtcctacagatacagacatacCACAAACTGGTGTTAACACAGGGCCTTCCTACAGATACAGACGTACCACAAACTGGTGTTAACACAGGGCCTTCCTACAGATACAGACGTACCACAAACTGGTGTTAACACAAACTGGTGTTAACACAGGGCCTtcctacagatacagacatacCACAAACTGGTGTTAACACAGGGCCTTCCTACAGATACAGACGTACCACAAACTGGTGTTAACACAGGGCCTtcctacagatacagacatacCACAAACTGGTGTTAACAAACTGGTGTTAGGGCCTtcctacagatacagacatacCACAAACTGGTGTTAACACAGGGCCTTCCTACAGATACACAAACTGGTGTTAACACAGGGCCTTCCTACAGATACAGACCTAAAAACTGGTGTTAACACAGGGCCTTCCTACAGATACAGACGTACCACAAACTGGTGTTAACACAGGGCCTTCCTACAGATACAGACGTACCACAAACTGGTGTTAACACAGGGCCTTCCTACAGATACAGACGTACCACAAACTGGTGTTACACAGGGCCTTCCTAAACTGGTGTTAACACAGGGCCTTCCTACAGATACAGACGTACCACAAACTGGTGTTAACACAGGGCCTTCCTACAGATACAGACGTACCACAAACTGGTGTTAACACAGGGCCTTCCTACAGATACAGAAACTGGTACAGACATACCACAAACTGGTGTTAACACAGGGCCTtcctacagatacagacatacAAAACTGGTGTTAACACAGGGCCTTCCTACAGATACAGACGTACCACAAACTGGTGTTAAACTGATACAGTACCACAAACTGGTGTTAACACAGGGCCTtcctacagatacagacatacCACAAACTGGTGTTAACACAGGGCCTTCCTACAGATACAGACCTACACAAACTGGTGTTAACACAGGGCCTtcctacagatacagacatacCACAAACTAGTGTTAACACAGGGCCTTCCTACAGATACAGACCTACCACAAACTGGTGTTAACACAGGGCCTTCCTACAGATACAGACCTACCACAAACTGGTGTTAACACAGGGCCTTCCTACAGATACAGACGTACCACAAACTAGTGTTAACACAGGGCCTTCCTACAGATACAGACCTACCACCAACTGGTGTTAACACAGGGCCTTCCTACAGATACAGACGTACCACAAACTGGTGTTAACACAGGGCCTTCCTACAGATACAGACGTACCACAAACTGGTGTTAACACAGGGCCTTCCTACAGATACAGACGTACCACAAACTGGTGTTAACACAGGGCCTTCCTACAGATACAGAACTGGTGTTAACACAGGGCCTTCCTACAGATACAGACCTACCACAAACTGGTGTTAACACAGGGCCTTCCTACAGATACAGACGTACCACAAACTGGTGTTAACACAGGGCCTTCCTACAGATACAGACGTACCACAAACTGGTGTTAACTGGATAATAAGCACAGAAAGACTTGCACACATGAACAAACATACACATGCATACGTACAACAAAGCCACAGCCTGTGTCACTGACCTGCTGGGCTGTGTCACCCTCCTCTTGATTGGCTGACAGGCTGTTCCCAGAGGTAAGCTCCTCCCACGTGAACAGCAGTGAATCGGTTACCTCACCAAAGGGGTTGAGATCGATCAGCCACACCTTCCCCTGTCGAAGACACACAGCGTCAAAGATGCACATACTCTTGGGCTACAACCAAACAGAGGCAGGAAATAATGGCTGGAAATATAAATGACAAGACCTACCCAGCTATCTCTGTAGACATCCAACACAACTGTAAAACAGAAACATACTGCATTACTCTTATTACAATATATTCTAATTATCACACCACACCGAATCCCACTCACAGTCCTCATCTAGGAACTGATACTGGACGTGTTGGCTGAAGAACTCCTGGATGGAGTGGCAGATCTGGGCTTCCTGCTTAGAGATGTGGTGGTAGTACTGGGTATAGTCTCTCTGGGAGATAcctaaagaacacacacacagctctcagAACAGATCTTCAGTCCACACAACAGCCCTAACGCTTGCCACACTATCTTGGGAACAGTGCAAGTGAACACAGGCTCTCTGAATGTGGCTGAGGGAGGGTGAGAGTAAAGGTGAATGGTGTGTTAACCTCTTCATACAGTACTTACCAATCAGCTTGTTCTCTTTTATGAAACACCTGAACTCCCCACCAGGTAGCAGCTCACTCCACTTCCTCAGGACCAGCTGAACTCAGGGGTATAACACAACACTATTAAATAGTGgggaaaaaatgtgtgtgtgtgtggaaaaggGAGTGTAAGCAGGTGTGTGCGTGTTTTATACCTCATAGTTTATGGCTGGATTCTGAGAATCCTCGTCACTGCTGTGAAGGAATCTGTAGAGGGAGATTGTT encodes:
- the LOC118392402 gene encoding cell division cycle protein 123 homolog isoform X1 is translated as METNVNRLFLMGTICGWTHFRYIICSMKKEQVVNCQFSVWYPIFKKHTIKSLILPLPQNVIDYLLDDGTLVVSGGDNNNQQNQTNNSDSEEEDVQWSDDETTTTVTAPEFPEFNSKVLEAINTLGGCVFPKLNWSAPRDANWIALNSSLQCQSLSDIFLLFKSSDFITHDLTQPFLHSSDEDSQNPAINYELVLRKWSELLPGGEFRCFIKENKLIGISQRDYTQYYHHISKQEAQICHSIQEFFSQHVQYQFLDEDFVLDVYRDSWGKVWLIDLNPFGEVTDSLLFTWEELTSGNSLSANQEEGDTAQQDGPVFRYTTSDVTVQPSPCLSYRIPRDFVDLSTGEDAYKLIDFLKLKKCQQEDSEEEVEEEVRQ